In Amia ocellicauda isolate fAmiCal2 chromosome 5, fAmiCal2.hap1, whole genome shotgun sequence, a genomic segment contains:
- the LOC136749100 gene encoding uncharacterized protein LOC136749100 isoform X2: MADRRKTGKSRRMGSRRGPRSHNSNNLGNERDEEHLEGLREVERGEQESEEKEKKVTGHLAVESGSTPLSGLHQSESPVPTSEPHQPPSTESKESVPAEQLHQSEICFHIDRAENATPLAQLHQSEEEEHGIAHFTERKRKLGSTRRGLRGRHREAEREEDLEQLGEERGEGRDNEREEVGLREEAGVGMLGREMEESQVLEPLGGETEVMGGVKGMGEEEDLGKMVEAREERKERAGEALSSSVEVGNMEGPLEGEGDSAPASVLSQSQRYTLHEADELSAPSFTQPESEVTAYTLDFTQSEISEPSQIHQSQGSELLQETEGLGQAPEPPEEDSQGESAFKERKRKLGSTRKGMKGRQRERTKEEDLEQLGEEREGGGEGRGMKDEGEGEPVGEAEWSREAELEPTEGGSTSLPVLLRSESSLHTGESVDLTDKVHQSQGSEETESPALTVQLHQPENSEPVEEPAHSPAVLQSEPSVAAEEMKTNQSQDLELSEAAENTAHVHHLDQSESPAPSDAAGAAPWSLELQAGLISAEVQWEPILTQLQPNPDSPVPQEAEDTTPPAQPYQSEEENGAAHFAQRKRKLGSTRRGLRGRHREAEREEDLEQLGEERGEGRDNEREEVGLREEAGVGMLGREMEESQVLEPLGGETEVMGGVKGMGEEEDLGKMVEAREERKERAGEALSSSVVVGNMEGPLEGEGDSAPASVLSQSQRYTLHEADELSAPSFTQPESEVTAYTLDFTQSEISEPSQIHQSQGSELLQETEGLGQAPEPPEEDSQGESAFKERKRKLGSTRKGMKGRQRERTKEENLEQLGEEREGGGEGRGMKDEGEGEPVGEAEWSREAELEPTEGGSTSLPVLLRSESSLHTGESVDLTDKVHQSQGSEETESPALTVQLHQPENSEPVEEPAHSPAVLQSEPSVAAEEMKTNQSQDLELSEAAENTAHVHHLDQSESPAPSDAAGAAPWSLELQAGLISAEVQWEPILTQLQPNPDSPVPQEAEDTTPPAQPYQSEEENGAAHFAQRKRKLGSTRRGLRGRHREAEREEDLEQLGEERGEGRDNEREEVGLREEAGVGMLGREMEESQVLEPLGGETEVMGGVKGMGEEEDLGKMVEAREERKERAGEALSSSVVVGNMEGPLEGEGDSAPASVLSQSQRYTLHEADELSAPSFTQPESEVTAYTLDFTQSEISEPSQIHQSQGSELLQETEGLGQAPEPPEEDSQGESAFKERKRKLGSTRKGMKGRQRERTKEEDLEQLGEEREGGGEGRGMKDEGEVEPVWEIEGSREAAEYTRHVHFLDQSDSSAPQEAEDTTPLAQPHQSEEESGAAHFAQRKRKLGSTRRGLRGRHREAEREEDLEQLGEERGEGGGESGNERKEGGMRAEGEEELGRGKRAQVLGKPVLERGEERGLEGEKEEEEEKRQKAEISSLSSLPSAQGDVLGEVPHSAQEEAHQQEPPAPTGRRKKMGSSRRGRLGGGRGGRGLGQIGEVRGEGQADISDILQRIQEVFRSWDHEEKGFITREDMQGLGGELGLSAGELQMVFDGLDRDGDGLVTRQDFTVGMRKFLGSQQTKPSVYQSQGCVVPEDVDDEERQHFLIMMDSLGAHSLLQDQSEIWKLWAELRQNEPHLLGNLEEFVSKVTDQIRAAQREKETLERTLQKRIQDHNQGVQHLYEEMERQISSEKEKVRSESFRKSHSQRAELERALDKKNAEVQGLVMVQNELEDSVLQLRSQQRQTSCENEELRRTNRELEAQLERIRAQLQEAQSRMQDLRSTMMARRHGLPQDAGPAPRDPADPSSAEGSAPQRRGQLATQPAPGEQPEQLTEGRPPVIKDFAEWRPGPRARVISIEEDPLPDIIAQSQAGQRLEAEVLWEEEEKLAREQNPWTPPLRSRERLYNVVLVGSSSVGKTSFLRRFQSGVFSADHGATIGLDSCIQTLTLGGGQVLLQLWDTAGQERFHSITKQVLRKADGLVVMYDVGSAHSFAEVRYWVTCIQEGTSDDVVILLLGNKSDSTTKREVPPEEGERLAREYRVQFLECSAASGHNVTEAMTVLARMLCDREEAGHDDMVTLKEPPRKKKGCC, encoded by the exons ATGGCTGACCGCAGAAAGACGGGGAAAAGCCGGAGGATGGGCTCCAGGAGGGGCCCCCGCAGCCACAACAGCAACAACCTGGGCAACGAGAGGGACGAGGAGCACCTGGAGGGACTGAGGGAGGTGgagaggggagagcaggagagcgaagagaaagagaagaaagtTACAGGACATCTGGCTGTAGAGAGTGGCTCCACCCCTCTGTCAGGACTCCACCAATCAGAGAGCCCGGTGCCCACTTCAGAACCCCACCAACCACCGAGCACGGAATCTAAGGAATCTGTGCCTGCTGAGCAGCTCCACCAATCGGAGATCTGCTTCCACATTGATAGGGCAGAGAACGCCACGCCTCTTGCCCAGCTCCACCAATCAGAGGAAGAGGAGCATGGAATAGCCCACTTCactgagaggaagaggaagctgGGCTCGACACGCCGGGGCCTGAGGGGccgacacagagaggcagagagagaggaggacctGGAGCAGctgggggaggagagaggagagggaagagATAATGAGAGAGAGGAGGTGGGGCTTAGAGAAGAGGCGGGAGTAGGAATGCTAGGAAGAGAGATGGAGGAGAGCCAAGTGCTCGAGCCGTtggggggagagacagaggtgATGGGAGGAGTGAAGGGAATGGGTGAAGAAGAGGATCTGGGGAAGATGGTAGAAGCGAGGGAAGAGAGAAAGGAGAGGGCAGGAGAGGCACTGAGTTCATCAGTAGAGGTCGGAAACATGGAGGGGCCgttggagggagagggggactcCGCCCCTGCATCAGtgctcagccaatcacagcgctATACTCTCCACGAGGCAGATGAACTCTCCGCCCCTTCTTTCACTCAGCCAGAGTCTGAGGTCACCGCCTACACCCTGGACTTCACCCAATCAGAGATCTCAGAACCCAGCCAGATCCACCAATCACAGGGCTCAGAGCTCCTACAGGAAACTGAGGGTTTGGGCCAGGCCCCTGAGCCCCCTGAGGAAGACTCACAAGGGGAGTCTGCCTTtaaagagaggaagaggaagttgGGCTCCACACGCAAGGGCATGAAGGgtcgacagagagagagaacgaagGAGGAGGACCTGGAGCAgctgggggaggagagagagggaggaggagaaggacgAGGGATGAAGgatgagggagaaggagagccaGTGGGGGAGGCAGAGTGGAGTAGAGAGGCAGAGCTTGAGCCAACAGAGGGCGGCTCCACGTCTCTCCCTGTCCTCCTGCGATCAGAGAGCTCGCTGCACACTGGAGAGTCTGTGGATTTGACTGACAAGGTCCACCAATCGCAGGGCTCAGAGGAGACCGAAAGCCCCGCCCTCACTGTCCAGCTTCACCAACCTGAGAACTCAGAGCCTGTGGAGGAGCCGGcccacagtcctgctgtcctCCAATCAGAGCCCTCTGTGGCTGCCGAAGAAATGAAAACCAACCAATCCCAGGACTTGGAGCTCTCAGAGGCGGCTGAGAACACCGCCCACGTTCACCACCTGGACCAATCAGAGAGCCCTGCCCCCAGTGATGCTGCAGGTGCGGCCCCCTGGTCTCTGGAGCTCCAGGCTGGTCTGATCTCAGCAGAGGTGCAGTGGGAGCCTATCCTCACACAGCTGCAGCCCAACCCAGACAGCCCTGTCCCCCAGGAGGCTGAGGACACCACTCCTCCAGCCCAGCCTTACCAATCAGAGGAGGAGAACGGAGCCGCCCACTTTGCCCAGAGGAAGAGGAAGCTGGGCTCGACACGCCGGGGCCTGAGGGGccgacacagagaggcagagagagaggaggacctGGAGCAGctgggggaggagagaggagagggaagagATAATGAGAGAGAGGAGGTGGGGCTTAGAGAAGAGGCGGGAGTAGGAATGCTAGGAAGAGAGATGGAGGAGAGCCAAGTGCTCGAGCCGTtggggggagagacagaggtgATGGGAGGAGTGAAGGGAATGGGTGAAGAAGAGGATCTGGGGAAGATGGTAGAAGCGAGGGAAGAGAGAAAGGAGAGGGCAGGAGAGGCACTGAGTTCATCAGTAGTGGTCGGAAACATGGAGGGGCCgttggagggagagggggactcCGCCCCTGCATCAGtgctcagccaatcacagcgctATACTCTCCACGAGGCAGATGAACTCTCCGCCCCTTCTTTCACTCAGCCAGAGTCTGAGGTCACCGCCTACACCCTGGACTTCACCCAATCAGAGATCTCAGAACCCAGCCAGATCCACCAATCACAGGGCTCAGAGCTCCTACAGGAAACTGAGGGTTTGGGCCAGGCCCCTGAGCCCCCTGAGGAAGACTCACAAGGGGAGTCTGCCTtcaaagagaggaagaggaagttgGGCTCCACACGCAAGGGCATGAAGGgtcgacagagagagagaacgaagGAGGAGAACCTGGAGCAgctgggggaggagagagagggaggaggagaaggacgAGGGATGAAGgatgagggagaaggagagccaGTGGGGGAGGCAGAGTGGAGTAGAGAGGCAGAGCTTGAGCCAACAGAGGGCGGCTCCACGTCTCTCCCTGTCCTCCTGCGATCAGAGAGCTCGCTGCACACTGGAGAGTCTGTGGATTTGACTGACAAGGTCCACCAATCGCAGGGCTCAGAGGAGACCGAAAGCCCCGCCCTCACTGTCCAGCTTCACCAACCTGAGAACTCAGAGCCTGTGGAGGAGCCGGcccacagtcctgctgtcctCCAATCAGAGCCCTCTGTGGCTGCCGAAGAAATGAAAACCAACCAATCCCAGGACTTGGAGCTCTCAGAGGCGGCTGAGAACACCGCCCACGTTCACCACCTGGACCAATCAGAGAGCCCTGCCCCCAGTGATGCTGCAGGTGCGGCCCCCTGGTCTCTGGAGCTCCAGGCTGGTCTGATCTCAGCAGAGGTGCAGTGGGAGCCTATCCTCACACAGCTGCAGCCCAACCCAGACAGCCCTGTCCCCCAGGAGGCTGAGGACACCACTCCTCCAGCCCAGCCTTACCAATCAGAGGAGGAGAACGGAGCCGCCCACTTTGCCCAGAGGAAGAGGAAGCTGGGCTCGACACGCCGGGGCCTGAGGGGccgacacagagaggcagagagagaggaggacctGGAGCAGctgggggaggagagaggagagggaagagATAATGAGAGAGAGGAGGTGGGGCTTAGAGAAGAGGCGGGAGTAGGAATGCTAGGAAGAGAGATGGAGGAGAGCCAAGTGCTCGAGCCGTtggggggagagacagaggtgATGGGAGGAGTGAAGGGAATGGGTGAAGAAGAGGATCTGGGGAAGATGGTAGAAGCGAGGGAAGAGAGAAAGGAGAGGGCAGGAGAGGCACTGAGTTCATCAGTAGTGGTCGGAAACATGGAGGGGCCgttggagggagagggggactcCGCCCCTGCATCAGtgctcagccaatcacagcgctATACTCTCCACGAGGCAGATGAACTCTCCGCCCCTTCTTTCACTCAGCCAGAGTCTGAGGTCACCGCCTACACCCTGGACTTCACCCAATCAGAGATCTCAGAACCCAGCCAGATCCACCAATCACAGGGCTCAGAGCTCCTACAGGAAACTGAGGGTTTGGGCCAGGCCCCTGAGCCCCCTGAGGAAGACTCACAAGGGGAGTCTGCCTtcaaagagaggaagaggaagttgGGCTCCACACGCAAGGGCATGAAGGgtcgacagagagagagaacgaagGAGGAGGACCTGGAGCAgctgggggaggagagagagggaggaggagaaggacgAGGGATGAAGGATGAGGGAGAAGTAGAGCCAGTGTGGGAGATAGAGGGGAGTAGAGAGGCGGCTGAGTACACCCGCCACGTTCACTTCCTGGACCAATCAGACAGCTCTGCCCCCCAGGAGGCCGAGGACACCACTCCTCTAGCCCAGCCCCACCAATCAGAGGAGGAGAGCGGAGCCGCCCACTTTGCCCAGAGGAAGAGGAAGCTGGGCTCGACACGCCGGGGCCTGAGGGGccgacacagagaggcagagagagaggaggacctGGAGCAGctgggggaggagagaggagagggaggaggggaaaGCGGGAATGAGAGAAAGGAGGGAGGGATGAGGGCAGAGGGTGAAGAAGAGCTAGGCAGAGGAAAGAGAGCGCAGGTCCTTGGGAAGCCAGTACTGGAGAGGGGAGAAGAACGAGGgctggagggagagaaggaggaggaagaggagaagaggCAGAAGGCAGAGATTTCCTCCCTCAGCTCCCTTCCCTCGGCTCAGGGTGACGTTCTCGGTGAAGTGCCACATTCAGCCCAGGAGGAGGCACATCAGCAGGAGCCCCCGGCCCCCACAGGCAGGCGGAAGAAGATGGGATCAAGCCGCCGGGGCCGTCTGGGAGGCGgcagggggggcagggggctggGGCAGATCGGAGAGGTGAGGGGCGAGGGGCAGGCCGACATCTCAGACATcctgcagaggatccaggaggtCTTCCGCAGCTGGGACCACGAGGAGAAGGGCTTCATCACCCGGGAGGACATGCAG gggcTGGGTGGAGAGCTCGGCCTCAGTGCCGGGGAGCTGCAAATGGTGTTCGACGGGCTGGACAGAGACGGAGACGGACTGGTCACTCGGCAGGACTTCACCGTGGGCATGC GCAAGTTCCTGGGATCCCAGCAGACAAAGCCCAGTGTGTACCAATCACAGGGCTGCGTGGTGCCAGAGGACGTGGACGATGAAGAGAGGCAGCACTTCCTGATCATGATGGACAGCCTGGGGGCCCACAGCCTGCTGCAGGA CCAATCTGAGATCTGGAAGCTGTGGGCGGAGCTTCGGCAAAACGAGCCCCATCTCCTTGGCAACCTGGAAGAGTTTGTCTCCAAGGTGACGGACCAGATCCGAGCGGCGCAGCGGGAGAAGGAGACCCTGGAGCGGACGCTGCAAAA gAGAATCCAGGACCATAACCAGGGGGTGCAACATCTGTACGAGGAGATGGAGCGACAGATCAGCAGCGAGAAGGAGAAAGTGCGCAGCGAG AGCTTCAGGAAGAGCCACTCCCAGAGGGCCGAGCTGGAGAGAGCGCTGGACAAGAAGAACGCCGAGGTGCAGGGTCTCGTCATGGTGCAGAACGAG CTGGAGGACAGTGTGCTACAGCTGCGCAGTCAGCAGCGGCAGACGAGCTGTGAGAACGAGGAGCTGCGCAGGACGAACCGCGAGCTTGAGGCGCAGCTGGAGAGGATCAGAGCACAGCTGCAGGAGGCACAGAGCCGCATGCAGGACCTGCGCAGCACCATGATGGCCCGCAGACACGGACTGCCACA AGACGCAGGACCGGCCCCCAGGGACCCCGCAGACCCCTCCAGTGCAGAG GGCTCTGCTCCTCAACGCAGAGGACAGCTTGCGACGCAGCCGGCCCCAGGGGAGCAGCCAGAGCAGCTGACAGAGGG CAGACCTCCTGTCATTAAAGACTTTGCGGAGTGGCGGCCAGGACCCCGGGCACGAGTGATCTCCATAGAGGAAGACCCCCTGCCTGACATCATCGCCCAGAGCCAGGCGGGCCAGCGACTCGAGGCGGAGGTGCTgtgggaggaagaggagaagctGGCGAGGGAGCAGA